The following are from one region of the Rhodopirellula sp. P2 genome:
- a CDS encoding LapA family protein has protein sequence MCPRIQCVTMRIPNEINRDNLYRRRARGGLPTQTYRRLFRLMLALVLVLMVMRQAARPGVYAIFFPETMVPVQVETTSRLTEKTDAQEAPSEWETVQAAVAEQILSEDQTLEDGERTPTRMEQDSLIAQVDDGTVWRSADQPALCATLALHRSQQAWSAEPPFEPVLETGVLPLLQQPEVYRGRTVRATGKLVRIVSVQANANQWGIDRYWDCWLQPEDGSQRPWLVIVPELPNGIRELVPGLVSDSTASGALDVDSPLPTIIVEGEFLKRLSYQSADGVELTPVVVGHVQAVRSNGNPVVGAAIQSVTAEGSGVQSQEKSRPLSLGMIVVIATLIGVAIGVLVMWRSAVSHRRLRARRQQDHVTLPLVAFLALGFSSWTVNQAWGVAPQSDVSVSEQETRLGKSDTSLLDVLSGFDLERLQRLGDRMRTGSNGDAARDEQAKLVFRLKRLSESTLDQRRPDSGTSSVSVGDAMEIDGKIESLQFVAVPEELTEFLGLRQLVELVVADEAGSRMLIVAAPLPKQVAVGDRLSGVGVAVHGGDETPAIAVAGNLRWHPVQPESLGWQVLSELGVDISRLPEIVSLSRRPLMDADSQVFFSMIGAAHQAGLIPVSSEPLGPIASAMRASAVEVSPTDLLKEPQKWMGQWIRIDVETVRWTRVSVELDARAQEVGSDHYYQIDAMGDLGNVQLKIATEDGETVTMENRYPVTLVTAELPAFLAEENALSRTISKPVRVEGFFYRLWSYESDLMASHDGKQFAPLLIAGRWVDRTPTSKDPIGVRWIGTLAAAGVVTAIVAALVFAWCNRRGDRLARQQRV, from the coding sequence ATGTGTCCACGAATCCAATGCGTGACCATGCGTATCCCCAACGAAATCAATCGTGACAATCTCTATCGTCGACGCGCGCGAGGTGGCCTTCCCACCCAAACTTACCGGCGGCTGTTTCGGTTGATGCTGGCGTTGGTATTGGTCCTGATGGTGATGAGGCAAGCGGCGCGTCCTGGGGTGTATGCGATCTTCTTTCCCGAGACGATGGTCCCGGTCCAAGTGGAGACAACCTCGCGTTTGACCGAGAAAACCGACGCGCAAGAGGCTCCATCGGAGTGGGAAACGGTTCAGGCTGCCGTCGCAGAACAAATTCTTTCAGAAGACCAAACGCTCGAAGACGGCGAACGTACCCCCACCCGAATGGAGCAGGATTCGCTCATCGCTCAGGTGGACGACGGAACCGTTTGGCGGTCCGCGGATCAGCCCGCTCTGTGCGCGACGTTGGCGCTGCACCGATCACAGCAGGCTTGGTCAGCGGAGCCACCTTTTGAGCCCGTGCTGGAAACGGGCGTGTTGCCGTTGTTGCAGCAGCCGGAGGTTTACCGAGGTCGAACGGTCCGTGCGACCGGAAAGTTGGTGCGGATTGTTTCTGTTCAAGCCAACGCGAACCAATGGGGAATCGATCGCTACTGGGATTGTTGGTTGCAACCCGAAGACGGAAGCCAGCGGCCTTGGCTGGTCATTGTCCCTGAATTGCCCAACGGAATTCGCGAATTGGTGCCGGGCCTTGTGAGTGATTCAACGGCCAGCGGTGCGTTGGATGTGGATTCACCGCTGCCGACGATCATCGTCGAGGGGGAATTTCTGAAACGGCTTTCGTATCAATCTGCCGATGGGGTGGAGCTCACGCCCGTCGTCGTGGGGCACGTGCAAGCAGTCCGGTCCAACGGCAACCCGGTCGTTGGAGCCGCGATTCAGTCTGTGACGGCGGAAGGTTCGGGGGTGCAGTCGCAGGAGAAGTCCCGTCCGCTGTCGTTGGGGATGATTGTTGTGATCGCGACTTTGATTGGGGTGGCGATCGGAGTCTTGGTGATGTGGCGTTCAGCGGTCTCACACCGGCGTCTACGTGCCAGACGCCAGCAAGATCATGTCACCTTGCCGCTGGTGGCGTTTTTGGCGTTGGGGTTCTCGTCCTGGACGGTCAATCAGGCTTGGGGTGTCGCGCCGCAGTCCGACGTTTCTGTTTCCGAGCAAGAGACGAGACTCGGGAAAAGTGACACGTCGTTGCTGGATGTGTTGTCCGGGTTTGACCTCGAGCGATTGCAACGACTCGGCGATCGAATGCGAACCGGAAGCAATGGCGATGCAGCCAGGGACGAGCAAGCCAAGTTGGTGTTCCGGTTGAAGCGGTTGTCGGAATCCACATTGGATCAGCGTCGCCCCGACTCGGGCACCTCATCGGTCTCGGTGGGAGATGCCATGGAGATCGATGGAAAGATTGAGTCGTTGCAATTTGTGGCCGTTCCGGAGGAGTTGACTGAGTTCTTGGGGCTGCGTCAGTTGGTGGAGTTGGTTGTGGCTGATGAAGCTGGATCGCGCATGTTGATCGTTGCTGCGCCGTTGCCAAAGCAGGTTGCGGTGGGGGATCGCTTGTCAGGCGTTGGTGTTGCGGTTCATGGCGGCGACGAAACGCCGGCCATTGCCGTGGCTGGAAATCTCCGTTGGCATCCGGTGCAACCCGAGTCACTCGGCTGGCAGGTGCTCAGCGAGTTGGGGGTGGACATCTCTCGGTTGCCCGAGATTGTGTCGCTCAGTCGCCGGCCCTTGATGGACGCGGACTCGCAGGTTTTCTTTTCAATGATTGGGGCGGCACATCAAGCGGGCTTGATTCCCGTCAGCAGCGAACCGCTGGGGCCCATTGCGTCCGCGATGCGAGCGTCGGCAGTGGAGGTCAGTCCAACGGATCTGTTGAAGGAGCCCCAGAAGTGGATGGGGCAGTGGATCCGGATCGATGTCGAGACAGTCCGGTGGACTCGCGTGTCGGTGGAACTGGATGCTCGGGCTCAAGAGGTTGGCAGCGACCATTACTACCAAATCGACGCGATGGGTGATCTGGGCAATGTGCAGCTGAAGATTGCGACGGAAGATGGCGAGACCGTCACGATGGAAAATCGTTATCCGGTGACGTTGGTGACCGCCGAGTTGCCCGCGTTCCTGGCCGAGGAGAACGCTCTGTCACGCACGATTTCCAAGCCGGTTCGGGTGGAAGGATTTTTCTATCGCTTGTGGAGTTACGAGTCCGATCTCATGGCCTCGCACGACGGCAAGCAGTTTGCGCCGTTGTTGATCGCGGGCCGCTGGGTCGATCGAACCCCAACATCGAAGGATCCCATCGGCGTCCGTTGGATCGGAACCCTCGCAGCGGCGGGAGTGGTCACGGCGATTGTGGCGGCACTCGTGTTCGCTTGGTGCAATCGCCGCGGCGACCGGTTGGCACGCCAGCAGCGAGTGTAG
- a CDS encoding M13 family metallopeptidase: MAGLSSLGKSAAGLALFAAVLHPAVVSAESPGKTSQTVADKVSGIDQSLFSATVEPGQNFYLHANEEWLENTPIPSDKSNYGIFTVLDDATRSQVRALIEQSAETKAEQGTPAQKVGDLYRSVLDLDQRNALGLKPIQPVLEIVDGLKSKKDLGATIGRLSRVGVGAPLGAYISVDAKASDTYTVYLSQSGLSLPDRDYYLEDDPQYVSARQALQVYVQDMLQVLSVESAEELAQQVVAIETELAKNQWTKTENRDPEKTYNKLTLAEVDETIAGFDVPAMTHAIGLTDQDAFVVRQPSYMESLSETFANHSLEAWQAYFQFHAIDAYASALTEDLERRHFEFHDKTISGIDEQQPMWKRAVDLTGSVLGEVVGQLYVEEHFAPEAKRRMNELVENLKRAFAERIESRDWMSEGTKKQALTKLGKFHTKIGYPDEWKDYSKLDITAESPATNLIAASIFETERQLAKLGGPIDRNEWHMTPQTINAYYNPTMNEIVFPAAILQPPFFNLAADDAVNYGGIGAVIGHELSHGFDDKGSKYDGDGNLVNWWTPKDREEFEKRASGLVDQYNEFQPFEDMNVNGELTLGENIGDLGGLSVAYEAYRLSLEGQPAKVIDNLTGDQRFFLGWAQIWRRLYREPELRKRLITDPHSPSEYRVNGIVRNMDAWYEAFRIDETDPLYIAPEERIRIW, translated from the coding sequence ATGGCCGGTCTGTCGTCGCTCGGCAAATCCGCCGCGGGTTTGGCCTTGTTCGCCGCGGTTTTGCATCCCGCGGTCGTCTCGGCGGAATCTCCCGGCAAGACCAGCCAAACGGTTGCCGACAAAGTCTCTGGCATCGACCAGTCCCTGTTCAGCGCCACGGTCGAACCGGGGCAAAACTTCTACTTGCATGCCAATGAAGAGTGGCTGGAAAACACGCCGATTCCATCGGACAAATCCAACTACGGAATCTTCACGGTGTTGGACGACGCGACGCGGTCCCAAGTCCGAGCGTTGATCGAACAATCCGCTGAGACCAAAGCCGAGCAGGGCACGCCAGCCCAAAAGGTCGGCGATCTGTATCGCAGCGTGTTGGACCTCGACCAACGCAATGCACTCGGGCTCAAACCCATCCAACCCGTTTTGGAGATCGTCGACGGATTGAAATCCAAAAAGGATCTGGGGGCCACGATCGGTCGCCTGTCTCGCGTTGGCGTGGGTGCTCCCTTGGGTGCCTACATCAGCGTCGATGCCAAGGCCAGCGACACCTACACGGTGTACCTGTCTCAATCTGGATTGTCGCTGCCCGACCGCGATTATTACCTCGAAGACGATCCCCAATACGTGTCGGCTCGCCAAGCGTTGCAGGTTTACGTGCAAGACATGCTGCAAGTCTTGTCGGTTGAGTCCGCCGAAGAGTTGGCACAGCAAGTCGTCGCCATCGAAACCGAACTGGCGAAGAACCAATGGACCAAGACCGAAAATCGCGATCCGGAAAAGACCTACAACAAGCTCACGCTCGCGGAAGTCGACGAAACGATCGCGGGCTTCGACGTCCCCGCAATGACCCATGCGATTGGCTTGACCGACCAAGACGCCTTTGTCGTCCGGCAACCCAGCTACATGGAATCACTCAGTGAGACCTTCGCCAACCACAGCCTCGAAGCATGGCAAGCGTACTTCCAGTTCCATGCCATCGACGCCTACGCGTCGGCATTGACCGAAGACTTGGAACGCCGCCACTTCGAATTCCACGACAAAACGATCTCGGGAATCGATGAGCAACAACCGATGTGGAAACGCGCGGTCGATTTGACCGGCAGCGTTTTGGGTGAGGTCGTCGGGCAACTGTACGTCGAAGAGCACTTTGCTCCCGAAGCCAAACGCCGCATGAACGAATTGGTCGAAAACCTCAAACGCGCCTTTGCCGAACGCATTGAATCGCGTGACTGGATGAGCGAAGGCACGAAGAAGCAGGCCCTCACGAAACTCGGCAAATTCCACACCAAAATCGGCTACCCGGACGAATGGAAGGACTACAGCAAACTCGACATCACTGCTGAGTCCCCCGCGACCAATTTGATCGCCGCGTCGATTTTTGAAACCGAGCGTCAACTCGCCAAACTGGGTGGGCCGATTGATCGCAACGAATGGCACATGACGCCACAAACGATCAACGCTTACTACAACCCGACGATGAACGAAATCGTCTTCCCGGCCGCGATCTTGCAACCACCGTTTTTCAATTTGGCCGCCGATGACGCGGTCAACTATGGCGGAATCGGCGCGGTCATCGGCCACGAGCTTTCGCACGGCTTTGATGACAAAGGCAGCAAGTACGACGGCGACGGGAACCTCGTGAATTGGTGGACGCCCAAGGATCGCGAAGAATTTGAAAAGCGAGCCTCCGGTTTGGTCGACCAGTACAACGAGTTCCAACCGTTTGAGGACATGAACGTCAACGGCGAACTGACGCTGGGCGAAAACATCGGCGACTTGGGCGGACTGAGCGTTGCTTACGAGGCTTATCGACTGTCATTGGAAGGCCAACCGGCCAAGGTCATCGACAATTTGACCGGTGATCAACGATTCTTCCTGGGCTGGGCCCAGATCTGGCGTCGCCTGTATCGCGAACCCGAATTGCGGAAACGTTTGATCACGGACCCGCACAGCCCCAGCGAATACCGCGTCAACGGAATCGTCCGCAACATGGACGCTTGGTACGAAGCGTTCCGAATCGACGAGACCGATCCGCTCTACATCGCTCCGGAAGAACGCATTCGAATCTGGTGA
- a CDS encoding Gfo/Idh/MocA family protein, translating into MPKSHPTPESQSVSRRRFQKTAATTFVLSAGTALSRARAAGANDRVGLGFIGVANRGSQLMKAFAEHKDCQPVAVCDVDSQAMAAAAKKASETAGSSVYQTGDYRELLERSDVDAVVIASPDHWHALQMISACQAGKDVYVEKPLSATIFEGRAMVNAARKFNRVTQVGTHRRSSPLYHELAGRVQDDLLGKVCVSRAYRLSNMAPAGIGKLPTSKPPAHLNWDMWVGPRAEQPYQDNIAPYKFRWWQDYSSQMGNWGVHYLDAIRWCLGEEAPSSVCAMGGRFGVDDDRTIPDTMEVTFQFASGRLAVFGQYETSMNPTLASGEIELRGTKGTAYVSERQYEILPERRGQFSKQDDFAKPETRSEVSNNHVLTVNHARNFLDCMVSRERCHADIEIGHRSTTFCHLANISQTLGKRLDWDAKAERFTNDESANEMLHYEYRAPWKLPTV; encoded by the coding sequence ATGCCAAAGTCCCACCCCACGCCCGAATCGCAATCGGTCTCGCGTCGTCGATTCCAAAAAACAGCCGCGACCACATTTGTGCTCTCCGCCGGAACGGCTTTGTCGCGTGCCCGGGCAGCGGGAGCCAACGATCGCGTTGGTCTGGGGTTCATCGGCGTTGCCAACCGTGGCAGCCAATTGATGAAAGCCTTCGCTGAGCACAAAGATTGTCAGCCTGTGGCGGTCTGTGATGTGGATTCCCAAGCGATGGCGGCGGCCGCGAAAAAGGCCAGTGAAACGGCGGGGAGCAGCGTCTATCAAACCGGCGACTATCGCGAATTGTTGGAACGCTCCGACGTGGATGCTGTGGTCATCGCCAGCCCCGATCATTGGCACGCTTTGCAAATGATCTCGGCCTGCCAAGCGGGCAAGGACGTTTACGTCGAAAAACCATTGTCGGCGACGATTTTCGAAGGACGAGCGATGGTCAACGCCGCTCGCAAGTTCAATCGGGTCACGCAAGTCGGCACGCATCGCCGCAGCAGCCCGCTGTATCACGAATTGGCCGGGCGTGTGCAGGATGATTTGCTGGGAAAAGTCTGCGTCTCACGTGCCTATCGACTCAGCAACATGGCTCCCGCTGGCATCGGCAAACTTCCCACGTCCAAACCACCTGCCCATTTGAATTGGGACATGTGGGTGGGCCCGCGTGCCGAGCAACCCTATCAAGACAACATCGCCCCGTACAAATTTCGTTGGTGGCAGGATTACAGTTCGCAAATGGGGAACTGGGGAGTGCACTACCTCGACGCGATTCGTTGGTGCCTGGGCGAAGAGGCACCCTCGAGTGTTTGTGCGATGGGGGGACGCTTTGGCGTCGACGACGACCGCACGATCCCGGACACGATGGAGGTGACGTTCCAATTCGCATCGGGACGCTTGGCGGTTTTTGGACAATACGAAACCAGCATGAACCCAACGCTCGCGTCAGGCGAAATCGAACTGCGTGGCACCAAGGGGACCGCATACGTTTCCGAACGTCAGTATGAGATCCTTCCTGAACGACGCGGTCAGTTTTCGAAGCAAGACGACTTTGCCAAGCCAGAGACACGTTCGGAGGTTTCGAACAATCATGTGTTGACCGTCAATCACGCACGCAACTTTTTGGACTGCATGGTTTCGCGTGAACGTTGTCACGCGGACATTGAGATCGGTCATCGCAGCACCACGTTTTGTCACCTGGCGAACATTTCGCAAACGTTGGGCAAGCGATTGGATTGGGATGCAAAGGCGGAGAGGTTCACCAACGACGAATCCGCCAACGAGATGTTGCACTACGAATACCGTGCCCCATGGAAATTGCCCACGGTGTAA
- a CDS encoding serine/threonine-protein kinase, which translates to MKPQHPSDDVLRLVLDEHADALTDEDVTSHLDDCELCQNRIERFAESSHAIRESLRRETMSGSFTLDTPKLAEPSETAWLADFAVSFLQPTDQPDAIGKLGEFEVQSVIGHGGMGIVLKGFQPELNRPVAIKVMSPHLASIGTARKRFLREAQATAAIVHPNVMPILSVSESATLPYLVMPFVACRTLQQRIDTEGPLPITDVLRIGIQVAAALAAAHRQGLVHRDVKPANILIEPAVDRTMLTDFGLARAADDATVTRSGVIAGTPQYMSPEQARGESVDARSDLFALGCVLYAMATGRPPFRSETSYGILRRITDHPHRPMRESQASVPVWMDHLVDQLLRKDARNRISSAEETQRLLEACLAHVQQPSIPLPSEVMASKRPHIRLAILLTVLLLASIPLSAINVWNRSRTSQSTVVETQPASNSSSPQPEPVASEYAFAGPVTESVWDDQTKNETTSFAEIDSQLELIQKQIESLQRSLEVKEQP; encoded by the coding sequence GTGAAACCCCAACACCCCAGCGACGACGTCCTGCGATTGGTGCTCGACGAACACGCCGACGCGCTGACCGACGAAGATGTCACCTCGCACCTCGATGATTGCGAGCTCTGTCAAAACAGAATCGAGCGGTTTGCCGAGTCCTCCCACGCAATTCGTGAATCGCTTCGCCGCGAGACGATGTCAGGCAGCTTCACGCTCGACACGCCCAAGTTGGCTGAACCCAGCGAGACGGCTTGGCTGGCCGATTTCGCGGTATCGTTTCTGCAGCCAACCGACCAACCCGATGCGATTGGCAAACTCGGCGAATTCGAAGTCCAATCCGTGATCGGGCATGGCGGGATGGGAATTGTGCTGAAGGGTTTTCAACCGGAACTGAATCGTCCGGTGGCCATCAAAGTCATGTCGCCGCACTTGGCCTCGATCGGAACGGCTCGCAAACGTTTTCTTCGTGAGGCACAAGCGACCGCGGCGATCGTGCATCCCAACGTGATGCCGATTTTGTCTGTCAGTGAATCCGCCACCCTGCCCTACTTGGTGATGCCGTTTGTGGCGTGCCGAACACTGCAACAACGCATCGACACCGAGGGCCCACTGCCGATCACCGATGTGCTGCGGATCGGTATCCAAGTCGCCGCAGCACTCGCTGCCGCCCATCGTCAAGGATTGGTGCATCGTGACGTCAAGCCCGCCAACATTCTGATCGAACCCGCCGTCGACCGAACGATGCTGACCGACTTTGGTTTGGCCCGCGCCGCCGATGATGCAACCGTCACACGCTCCGGCGTGATCGCGGGAACCCCGCAGTACATGTCACCCGAACAAGCCCGTGGTGAATCGGTCGATGCTCGCAGCGATCTGTTTGCACTCGGATGTGTTCTGTACGCGATGGCAACAGGACGCCCGCCCTTTCGTTCGGAAACCAGCTACGGAATTCTCAGACGGATCACGGATCATCCTCATCGTCCGATGCGAGAAAGCCAAGCGAGTGTTCCGGTTTGGATGGACCACTTGGTCGATCAATTGCTTCGCAAGGATGCACGAAATCGAATCAGCAGCGCCGAAGAAACGCAGCGTTTGCTGGAAGCCTGCTTGGCCCACGTGCAACAACCCAGCATCCCTCTTCCGAGCGAAGTGATGGCATCGAAAAGACCCCACATCCGTCTCGCGATTCTACTGACGGTTCTGCTTCTGGCTTCCATCCCATTGTCGGCGATCAATGTTTGGAACCGATCCCGAACCAGCCAATCAACCGTCGTCGAGACGCAACCTGCTAGCAATTCGTCTTCGCCCCAACCCGAGCCCGTCGCCTCCGAGTATGCCTTTGCTGGGCCGGTCACCGAATCGGTGTGGGACGATCAGACAAAGAACGAAACCACCTCGTTCGCCGAGATCGATTCCCAACTGGAACTTATACAGAAGCAGATCGAATCGCTGCAACGAAGCCTCGAGGTCAAGGAACAACCGTGA
- a CDS encoding sigma-70 family RNA polymerase sigma factor, whose product MHSPETRPSLIVRLGGAEDQSAWWSFVETYEPFLKHLVARHGTPPSHVADVTQQVLISIARSIDGFEDDGKDASFRRWVHRVSRNVVIKYMARQRKQITGQGGTDALLQLDQQPAVDDPVLEDQYQHELIVWAAEKVRSEFAPTSWKAFWGTMIEGRPVAEIAGELNVSAGSIYMSRSRILRRIRVVLDEVMQ is encoded by the coding sequence ATGCACTCACCCGAGACACGACCGAGCTTGATCGTTCGCTTGGGCGGTGCGGAAGACCAATCGGCTTGGTGGTCGTTTGTGGAAACGTACGAGCCCTTTCTCAAACACCTGGTTGCCCGGCATGGAACGCCCCCGTCGCACGTCGCCGACGTCACCCAGCAAGTCCTGATCTCGATCGCTCGCAGCATTGATGGATTCGAAGACGACGGCAAAGACGCCTCGTTCCGGCGTTGGGTCCACCGGGTCTCTCGCAACGTCGTGATCAAATACATGGCTCGCCAGCGGAAACAAATCACTGGCCAGGGCGGCACGGACGCACTGTTGCAACTCGACCAACAGCCCGCCGTGGATGATCCCGTGTTGGAAGATCAGTACCAACATGAATTGATTGTCTGGGCGGCCGAGAAAGTCCGCTCCGAATTTGCCCCCACGAGCTGGAAAGCGTTTTGGGGCACGATGATCGAAGGCCGACCGGTTGCGGAGATCGCTGGAGAACTGAACGTCTCCGCCGGCAGCATTTACATGTCGCGTTCCCGCATCCTGCGTCGCATTCGAGTGGTTCTCGACGAGGTGATGCAGTGA
- a CDS encoding TlpA family protein disulfide reductase — protein sequence MCTPPLFANDFSGILRLNNGDHVLGNFAASRISEGESPTVVNWQNQGFATPFSFPFASLASATFPPPSEITATQGRFALELLNGDRLFGDIVQVGDPLTVSLTGGETSELPLAKVRQIFRWDDSRAVVFQGPGSRDDWESNGRLESWVDSQGTLETSTALATIFRDLQLPRLARVELDIAWEGKPNFVIAIGVDPESPENTWADAFHIEVWDDDVVAVWEDGSLAGVESIAKLKELGNRLQVTLKIDQANRHVMIESMRGETLTQYTLPIKTPRITQTGIYFRNIDGTLRIRSLQVLHATDPAPKSNDTAEASENTDENGVKTTVHLTNGDAFQGIWKGIEDNLWQFQAGEEERSIHADQIMVVDLDPADSDEASEPELPSLDQLQIRTFDGMRLSGRLQRIDQQSLHVIAEATQGEVTIPISSIDTIDFQASKPNVPSLRGQMRLELEGTRLHGRLLDAEPDSQPTALRFEPAGTIASVMRPNVTGKLILRPKVETTKSATELRIERLQKIRQAVQKQNGVVQAQNRQAAPIRPAAKPGVWNVFSKVFDPQANLKTVAGKPIYLKTGEVIPGKVISIDENEVTFESGMTQKTKLPREQIRAIHLNSTGSEPVIDEQERQRLLTVPRNRKNSPPTHLLIANNGDMMRCRLVTLTEEVAKVESRLETITIPRNVISQIIWLKPPLETEDENTPDTDADTEVQNADEDTSDGTVLTVQGKMHDGNRLSLVPESVINQTLIGDNFFLGPIRLPLSNCEELYFGQIDDRDNPDDPHAIWQLVNAPEPIIGDSGGGDDSLAGTRSPLVGNPAPDFKLKTLDGEPFQIADQTGRTLVLDFWATWCGPCLQAMPVIEEAVAEFDPEQVRLVAVNLQESAEDIRNTLDRIGVSPEVVMDIDGVAAGRYQANAIPQTVVIDAEGTVTRVFVGGGSKLGEQLADAIRETLGEPAEQN from the coding sequence TTGTGCACCCCTCCATTGTTCGCGAATGACTTTTCCGGGATCCTGCGACTGAACAATGGCGATCATGTGCTAGGGAATTTCGCAGCATCACGAATCAGCGAAGGAGAATCCCCAACGGTTGTGAACTGGCAAAACCAGGGGTTTGCCACACCGTTTTCCTTCCCCTTCGCGTCCTTGGCATCGGCCACCTTTCCGCCTCCCTCGGAAATCACCGCCACCCAAGGTCGGTTCGCACTGGAACTGCTCAATGGCGATCGTCTGTTCGGCGATATCGTCCAGGTTGGCGATCCATTGACGGTTTCCCTCACCGGAGGCGAAACATCGGAACTGCCTCTCGCCAAGGTTCGCCAAATTTTTCGCTGGGATGATAGCCGCGCCGTTGTCTTCCAAGGCCCCGGATCACGCGATGATTGGGAGTCGAACGGTCGACTTGAAAGCTGGGTGGATTCCCAGGGCACGTTGGAAACCAGCACCGCATTGGCCACCATTTTCCGCGACCTCCAGCTTCCGCGATTGGCTCGCGTCGAACTGGACATCGCCTGGGAAGGAAAACCGAACTTTGTCATCGCCATCGGCGTCGATCCTGAATCCCCTGAAAACACTTGGGCCGACGCATTCCACATTGAAGTTTGGGACGATGACGTCGTCGCCGTTTGGGAGGATGGTTCGCTGGCTGGGGTGGAATCCATCGCGAAACTCAAAGAACTCGGCAACCGGCTGCAGGTGACTTTGAAGATTGACCAAGCCAACCGTCACGTGATGATCGAATCGATGCGTGGCGAAACACTGACGCAGTACACGCTGCCCATCAAAACGCCACGGATTACTCAGACCGGCATCTACTTCCGCAACATCGACGGCACCCTTCGTATCCGTTCCTTGCAAGTCCTGCACGCCACCGATCCAGCTCCAAAATCCAATGACACCGCTGAAGCGTCCGAGAACACCGACGAAAACGGCGTCAAAACGACGGTCCACCTGACCAACGGCGATGCATTCCAAGGCATCTGGAAAGGCATCGAGGATAACTTGTGGCAGTTCCAAGCAGGCGAAGAAGAACGCTCCATCCATGCCGATCAAATCATGGTGGTGGACCTCGATCCAGCCGACTCGGATGAAGCTTCCGAGCCCGAACTGCCCAGTCTCGATCAATTGCAAATCCGAACTTTTGATGGAATGCGATTGAGCGGTCGCCTGCAACGAATCGATCAACAGTCTTTGCATGTGATCGCTGAGGCGACCCAAGGCGAAGTCACGATCCCGATTTCCAGCATCGATACAATTGACTTCCAAGCATCGAAACCGAACGTCCCTTCCCTGCGGGGACAAATGCGATTGGAACTTGAAGGCACACGGCTCCATGGACGTCTGCTCGACGCCGAACCCGACAGCCAACCAACGGCACTTCGGTTCGAACCGGCTGGCACCATCGCATCGGTCATGCGCCCCAATGTCACCGGAAAATTGATCCTGCGTCCCAAAGTGGAAACCACGAAATCCGCGACGGAGCTTCGTATCGAAAGGCTTCAAAAAATTCGTCAAGCGGTCCAAAAACAAAACGGTGTGGTGCAGGCTCAAAATCGCCAGGCCGCCCCCATCCGGCCAGCCGCAAAACCTGGGGTTTGGAATGTGTTCAGCAAAGTCTTTGATCCCCAAGCGAACTTAAAGACCGTCGCCGGAAAACCGATCTACCTGAAGACGGGAGAAGTCATTCCTGGCAAAGTGATTTCGATCGACGAAAACGAGGTCACCTTCGAATCAGGGATGACCCAAAAAACCAAGCTCCCGCGTGAACAAATCCGTGCGATTCATCTGAACTCGACCGGTTCGGAACCGGTCATCGATGAACAGGAACGCCAGCGATTGCTCACCGTTCCGCGGAATCGCAAGAACAGCCCGCCAACCCACCTCTTGATCGCCAACAACGGCGACATGATGCGTTGTCGACTGGTAACCCTGACGGAAGAAGTTGCCAAAGTGGAATCGCGGTTGGAAACGATCACGATTCCTCGCAACGTCATCTCGCAAATCATTTGGTTGAAACCACCACTCGAAACGGAAGACGAGAACACCCCCGACACGGATGCTGATACCGAAGTACAAAATGCTGACGAAGACACGAGCGATGGCACCGTCCTGACCGTGCAAGGCAAGATGCACGACGGCAACCGATTGTCCTTGGTTCCCGAGAGTGTCATCAACCAAACGTTGATCGGTGACAACTTTTTCCTCGGTCCGATCCGACTGCCGCTCTCCAACTGCGAAGAACTGTATTTCGGCCAAATCGACGACCGTGACAACCCCGACGACCCTCACGCCATTTGGCAGCTCGTGAACGCCCCTGAACCCATCATCGGCGACTCGGGTGGTGGGGACGACTCGCTGGCGGGCACTCGCTCTCCCTTGGTTGGAAATCCTGCTCCGGACTTCAAACTCAAAACACTCGACGGCGAACCGTTCCAAATCGCGGATCAAACCGGTCGCACACTGGTCCTGGATTTCTGGGCGACCTGGTGCGGCCCCTGTCTGCAAGCCATGCCCGTGATCGAGGAAGCCGTTGCCGAATTTGATCCTGAACAAGTCCGCTTGGTCGCCGTCAATTTGCAGGAGAGCGCCGAAGACATTCGCAACACACTCGACCGAATTGGGGTCAGCCCCGAAGTCGTGATGGACATCGACGGTGTCGCGGCAGGACGCTACCAAGCCAACGCGATTCCGCAGACCGTGGTGATCGACGCGGAGGGCACCGTGACACGAGTCTTCGTCGGTGGCGGCTCGAAACTGGGCGAACAATTGGCCGACGCGATTCGCGAAACGCTGGGTGAGCCTGCGGAACAAAACTGA